Proteins from one Elusimicrobiota bacterium genomic window:
- a CDS encoding fumarylacetoacetate hydrolase family protein — MRIYKFEKIPEKIIAVGLNYIEHAKELNMRIPAEPVIFLKPPSAVIFNNQKIVYPKMAKQVDYEAELAVVIGKQCKNVSVKNAKKYILGYTCFNDVTARDLQKKDGQWTRAKSFDTFCPVGPHIVSGINPHNLKIELFLNGKLKQSSNTKNLIFKIPKLISFVSKIMTLEKYNIIATGTPVGVGPVKIGDRIDVKIEKIGTLTNYVVKE; from the coding sequence ATGAGAATTTATAAATTTGAAAAAATTCCAGAAAAAATTATTGCAGTTGGGCTAAATTATATTGAGCATGCGAAAGAACTCAACATGAGAATTCCCGCTGAGCCAGTCATTTTTCTAAAACCACCGTCGGCAGTAATTTTCAACAACCAAAAAATTGTATATCCGAAAATGGCAAAACAGGTTGATTATGAAGCCGAACTTGCAGTTGTGATTGGAAAACAGTGCAAAAATGTTTCAGTGAAAAATGCAAAAAAATATATTCTTGGATATACCTGTTTCAATGATGTAACAGCACGGGATTTGCAGAAAAAAGACGGGCAGTGGACACGAGCAAAATCGTTTGATACTTTTTGTCCGGTGGGTCCGCATATCGTTTCCGGCATAAATCCGCATAATCTGAAAATTGAACTTTTTTTGAATGGAAAATTGAAACAATCTTCAAACACCAAGAATCTAATTTTTAAAATTCCCAAGCTTATCTCGTTTGTTTCAAAAATTATGACACTTGAAAAATATAATATAATAGCAACTGGGACACCTGTTGGTGTAGGACCTGTTAAAATTGGTGATAGAATAGATGTAAAAATAGAAAAAATTGGCACACTTACGAATTATGTCGTTAAGGAGTGA
- a CDS encoding winged helix DNA-binding protein: protein MEKYLTKVEKKILSFINNSIKKRGFPPTEREICKYFKFSSRNTAHYYIRQLKEKGHLKFRIGSCNKRVARGLKIRIR from the coding sequence ATGGAAAAATACTTAACAAAAGTAGAAAAGAAAATACTTTCTTTTATAAATAATTCAATAAAAAAACGAGGTTTTCCACCAACAGAAAGAGAAATATGTAAGTATTTTAAGTTTTCTTCCAGAAACACAGCACATTACTATATCAGACAACTTAAAGAAAAAGGGCATTTAAAATTCAGAATTGGTTCTTGTAATAAACGAGTAGCCCGCGGCTTAAAAATAAGAATTCGGTAA
- a CDS encoding O-acetyl-ADP-ribose deacetylase, whose product MNTKIELVLGDITKIKVDAIVNAANTTLLGGGGVDGAIHRAAGHQLLEECKKLGGCKTGEAKITKGYNLPPKYVIHTVGPIWRGGNFNEKKLLKICYKNSLELAEKNKIKSIAFPSISTGAYGFPIEKAAQIALSEIKKFVEKKSVFDKIIIVLFSETDLQVYKKFYNIVFTNH is encoded by the coding sequence ATGAATACAAAAATTGAACTTGTTCTGGGTGATATTACAAAAATTAAAGTGGATGCAATTGTCAATGCGGCTAATACTACGCTTTTAGGTGGCGGTGGGGTTGACGGAGCAATCCATCGTGCTGCCGGCCATCAACTTTTAGAAGAATGCAAGAAACTTGGTGGCTGTAAAACCGGTGAAGCAAAAATTACAAAGGGCTACAATCTGCCTCCAAAGTATGTTATTCATACTGTAGGTCCGATATGGCGTGGTGGCAATTTTAACGAAAAAAAACTACTTAAAATTTGCTACAAAAATTCGTTAGAACTTGCTGAAAAAAACAAAATCAAATCTATTGCATTCCCGTCAATATCCACAGGTGCATATGGTTTCCCGATAGAAAAAGCAGCGCAAATCGCCTTATCTGAGATTAAAAAATTTGTTGAAAAAAAATCTGTTTTTGATAAAATAATAATTGTTCTTTTTTCAGAAACCGATTTACAGGTCTACAAAAAGTTTTACAATATAGTTTTTACTAATCACTAA
- a CDS encoding ChbG/HpnK family deacetylase, translating into MKKLIVNADDFGYSDGINRGIVYAYQKGVVTSTSLFVNKPFTDDAVRYAKENQNLGVGIHLDLDDFFEVDHKQGRIVELKNPQQNLDELKTEIRNQIEKYLSFSLQCDHLDSHHHSHLHPLVLPAACEVASQYKIQNIRFFRKFYLSQDEFEKQKQVLQGYNLKFVPHFIEGWYWGNIDENYEIAELMTHPGYGELWRELELAHSCQYDLRTYLSTQNIQLIKFSDMQEMI; encoded by the coding sequence GTGAAAAAACTTATTGTTAATGCTGATGATTTTGGTTATTCTGATGGGATAAATCGCGGGATAGTATATGCATATCAGAAAGGGGTAGTTACAAGCACAAGTTTGTTTGTTAATAAACCATTTACTGACGATGCTGTCCGATATGCAAAAGAAAACCAGAATTTAGGGGTTGGGATTCATTTAGATTTAGACGATTTTTTTGAAGTCGACCACAAACAAGGCAGAATTGTGGAACTAAAAAATCCGCAGCAGAACCTTGATGAACTCAAAACTGAAATCAGAAACCAGATTGAAAAATACCTTTCGTTTTCGTTACAATGTGACCATTTAGACAGCCATCATCATTCGCATCTTCATCCATTAGTTTTGCCAGCTGCCTGCGAGGTTGCAAGTCAGTATAAAATTCAGAATATAAGATTTTTCAGAAAATTTTATTTGTCACAAGATGAATTTGAAAAACAGAAACAAGTTTTACAGGGTTATAACTTGAAATTTGTTCCACATTTTATTGAGGGCTGGTACTGGGGTAATATTGACGAAAATTATGAAATTGCAGAACTGATGACGCATCCCGGCTACGGTGAATTGTGGCGTGAATTAGAACTTGCACACAGCTGCCAGTATGATTTAAGAACTTATTTATCTACTCAAAATATTCAACTAATAAAATTTTCAGATATGCAAGAGATGATATGA
- a CDS encoding ArsB/NhaD family transporter, translating to MTQILSVIIFLAMFVSIMLEKWHRYISALVGAVLTIIFVLRTPDAILWVLNLKEIFQSSFWITKGIKEEVSHGINWQTIIFIAGMMTMIEGLTRVGFFRWLCLYVAKLVKYKVIPIFIAFMLLSGFLSMFIDSITVLLFLSSVTIELAKLLKFDPIPVIIAEIFAANTGGSATMCGDPPNIIIGTAFGFSFFDFLKNTGLVAWIGMFFTLGFFYLVFKKELVANDKTQPDKYPEPKEAVAHQQLFVIYSIVFLFVVILLVTHGWTGLSVALIGVIAAFLTLACAYKSHQKIIRRIDWRTLLFFVGLFICVGGLEYTGVLEKLAHWIGEISKGNAFVIVSIILWTSAFASAIVDNIPFAATMVPVVFNLSKTGISLETLSWSLALGTDIGGNGTPIGASANVVGIAIAEKKGYKVGWPRYCKFALPAMVIVVAICNLYLYLRYF from the coding sequence ATGACACAAATTCTGTCAGTTATAATTTTTTTGGCGATGTTTGTTTCAATAATGCTGGAAAAATGGCATAGGTATATTTCTGCACTTGTTGGCGCGGTTCTTACAATAATTTTTGTTTTAAGAACACCAGATGCAATACTATGGGTTTTGAACTTAAAAGAGATTTTTCAGTCATCTTTCTGGATAACAAAAGGAATAAAAGAAGAGGTCTCACACGGTATCAACTGGCAGACAATCATTTTTATTGCCGGGATGATGACAATGATAGAAGGACTCACACGGGTCGGATTTTTCAGATGGCTCTGCCTTTATGTTGCCAAACTTGTGAAATATAAAGTAATCCCGATTTTTATTGCATTTATGTTACTTTCTGGTTTTCTATCAATGTTTATTGATAGCATCACCGTTTTGCTTTTTCTGTCGTCGGTAACAATAGAACTTGCGAAACTCTTAAAATTTGACCCGATACCTGTGATTATTGCCGAGATTTTTGCTGCCAATACCGGCGGTAGTGCTACAATGTGTGGCGACCCGCCTAATATTATTATTGGAACGGCATTTGGATTTTCATTTTTTGATTTCTTAAAAAATACAGGTTTAGTTGCCTGGATTGGTATGTTTTTTACACTCGGATTTTTTTATCTCGTATTTAAAAAGGAATTAGTAGCCAACGACAAAACACAACCTGATAAATATCCTGAGCCTAAAGAAGCAGTTGCACATCAACAATTATTTGTAATTTATTCAATCGTTTTCCTTTTTGTAGTAATTTTGCTTGTTACTCATGGCTGGACGGGACTTTCAGTCGCACTTATTGGTGTTATCGCCGCATTTTTGACATTGGCTTGTGCGTATAAATCACATCAGAAAATTATCAGACGGATTGATTGGAGAACACTTCTGTTTTTTGTTGGGTTGTTTATTTGTGTTGGTGGACTTGAATATACCGGTGTGCTTGAAAAACTTGCACATTGGATAGGAGAAATTTCAAAAGGGAATGCATTTGTGATTGTTTCAATAATTTTGTGGACTTCTGCTTTCGCATCCGCAATAGTTGATAATATACCATTTGCTGCTACAATGGTGCCGGTTGTGTTCAATCTTTCTAAAACTGGAATCTCATTAGAAACATTGAGTTGGTCGCTTGCCTTAGGAACTGATATTGGTGGTAATGGAACGCCAATTGGTGCGTCTGCTAATGTTGTAGGGATTGCAATTGCAGAGAAAAAGGGCTACAAAGTCGGCTGGCCAAGATATTGTAAATTTGCACTTCCTGCAATGGTTATAGTTGTGGCAATCTGTAATCTGTATTTGTATTTAAGATATTTTTAG
- the dapA gene encoding 4-hydroxy-tetrahydrodipicolinate synthase produces MFEGSYVAIVTPFKNGKVDFETLGELVEFHIKNGTNGIVPCGTTGESATLNYEEHEKVIEIVVKQVAGRIKVVAGTGSNSTQETIEMTAFAKKVGADGVLLVSPYYNKPTQKGLYLHFKKVANEIAIPIMLYNIQSRTGVNIEPETVAKLYSDCENIVAIKEASGSLEQMTKIRLLCPEIDMLSGDDALTLPLLSIGGKGVVSVVANIVPKDVSDMVWSYLKGETEKARELHFKLFELIKAMFIETNPIPIKTAMGLMGLCSDELRLPMCNMDDKNKEKLVKVMKDNGLLKS; encoded by the coding sequence ATGTTTGAGGGAAGTTATGTAGCAATTGTTACACCATTCAAGAATGGAAAAGTTGATTTTGAAACATTAGGCGAACTTGTTGAGTTTCATATAAAAAATGGGACCAATGGTATTGTGCCGTGCGGAACAACAGGTGAGTCAGCAACGCTGAATTATGAAGAGCATGAAAAGGTGATTGAGATTGTTGTTAAACAAGTGGCAGGTCGGATAAAGGTTGTCGCTGGAACCGGCTCCAATAGTACACAAGAAACAATTGAGATGACTGCATTTGCTAAAAAGGTTGGCGCTGATGGTGTGCTTCTTGTTTCGCCATATTACAATAAACCAACACAAAAAGGACTGTATCTCCATTTCAAAAAGGTTGCGAATGAAATAGCCATCCCTATAATGCTTTACAACATACAGTCCAGAACCGGAGTTAATATAGAGCCAGAAACGGTTGCAAAGTTGTATTCTGATTGTGAAAATATTGTTGCAATAAAAGAAGCAAGTGGCTCGTTAGAGCAGATGACAAAAATACGGCTTCTATGTCCTGAAATAGATATGCTTTCTGGCGACGATGCTTTGACACTTCCGCTTTTATCTATCGGTGGTAAAGGTGTTGTATCCGTCGTAGCAAACATTGTACCAAAAGATGTTTCAGACATGGTTTGGTCGTATCTTAAAGGTGAAACAGAAAAAGCCAGAGAACTTCATTTCAAACTTTTTGAGTTAATAAAAGCGATGTTTATTGAAACCAATCCTATACCCATTAAGACAGCAATGGGTTTAATGGGTTTGTGTTCCGATGAACTGCGTTTGCCAATGTGCAATATGGACGATAAGAACAAGGAAAAACTTGTAAAAGTAATGAAAGATAACGGTTTATTAAAATCATAA
- the dapB gene encoding 4-hydroxy-tetrahydrodipicolinate reductase, producing MLKLTVCGACGKMGKMIIDRILTDNELKLVGAVEKKGHPFIEQMINKIKITDNIETVIKNTDVVIDFTNPEATLEHLGIAIRNVVAGSCPAFVIGTTGISEKGLEKIKEVSNTCAIVFSPNMSAGVNLLFKLVDEVAGVLSNYDVEIVEAHHNQKKDAPSGTAVKIADIISGKLKLSKIYGRTGITGPRKKEIGIHAVRAGDIVGEHTVIFAGSGERLELIHRAHSRETFAAGAVKAAKWIFSKKPGLYSMQDVLGL from the coding sequence ATGTTAAAACTTACAGTTTGTGGTGCTTGTGGAAAAATGGGTAAAATGATAATTGATAGAATTCTTACTGATAATGAATTAAAACTTGTAGGTGCAGTAGAAAAAAAAGGGCATCCTTTTATAGAGCAAATGATCAATAAAATAAAAATTACAGATAATATAGAAACTGTTATCAAAAACACAGATGTTGTGATTGATTTTACAAATCCAGAAGCGACACTTGAACATTTGGGAATTGCCATAAGAAATGTAGTGGCAGGGTCTTGCCCTGCTTTCGTGATTGGAACTACCGGTATTTCCGAAAAAGGTCTTGAAAAAATAAAAGAAGTATCAAACACTTGCGCAATAGTTTTTTCGCCCAATATGTCGGCTGGTGTGAATCTTTTATTTAAACTTGTTGATGAAGTAGCAGGTGTATTGTCAAATTACGATGTAGAAATAGTTGAAGCACATCATAACCAAAAAAAGGATGCACCATCAGGCACAGCAGTAAAAATTGCAGATATTATTTCAGGTAAACTTAAACTATCAAAAATTTATGGAAGAACCGGTATTACAGGTCCAAGAAAAAAAGAAATTGGTATTCATGCAGTCCGAGCAGGTGATATTGTCGGTGAGCATACAGTAATTTTTGCTGGATCCGGTGAACGATTAGAACTAATTCATCGTGCGCATTCGCGTGAAACATTCGCCGCAGGGGCGGTTAAAGCTGCAAAATGGATTTTCAGCAAAAAACCAGGACTTTACAGTATGCAAGATGTTTTAGGATTATAG
- a CDS encoding tetratricopeptide repeat protein translates to MLYPLFLFVIIVLGCNQKKPGINEIQQVQDDVSMTSQDWRKKGDMYYQTYNFEKAIECYAKSIELNPNNAYTWESNGWAFTQLYDHNQAITCFNKASGIYKIFKIGNSIIPKTARDYFKRASVYFIHKEYNQAIEDYTKSIKLDNKYIVKCSYFRGEAYYNTGRYNLAIADFDKVIELEPSAKAYMNRGLAYHAAKNYSLAIRDYNMAIKLNPKFSKAYNNRGLTYYELGDSNQAFSDFNRAIKLDPAYAMAYNNRGAIHLVSKRYDFAKKDFLKAIELQPESESATFSRSNIQLGNYEYKN, encoded by the coding sequence ATGTTATATCCGTTGTTTTTATTCGTAATAATTGTTTTAGGATGTAATCAGAAAAAGCCGGGTATTAACGAAATACAACAGGTTCAAGACGATGTTTCTATGACTTCGCAGGACTGGCGAAAAAAAGGAGACATGTATTATCAAACTTATAACTTTGAAAAAGCGATAGAATGTTACGCTAAATCCATTGAACTTAATCCCAACAATGCATATACATGGGAATCAAACGGTTGGGCTTTTACACAGTTATATGACCACAATCAAGCAATAACTTGTTTCAATAAAGCATCTGGTATATATAAAATATTTAAAATTGGAAATTCAATAATTCCTAAAACTGCAAGAGATTATTTCAAACGAGCGTCTGTCTATTTTATTCATAAAGAGTATAACCAAGCGATTGAAGATTATACCAAAAGTATTAAACTTGACAATAAATATATAGTAAAATGTTCCTATTTTCGTGGAGAGGCATATTATAATACAGGTAGATATAATTTAGCAATCGCTGATTTTGATAAGGTTATAGAACTTGAACCATCTGCTAAAGCATATATGAACCGAGGTCTTGCATATCACGCAGCTAAAAATTACAGTCTTGCAATCCGTGATTATAATATGGCAATCAAATTGAATCCAAAATTTTCAAAAGCGTATAATAACCGTGGGCTAACTTATTATGAATTGGGTGATTCCAATCAGGCATTTTCTGATTTTAACAGGGCGATAAAACTTGACCCTGCCTATGCAATGGCATATAATAATAGAGGTGCTATTCACCTTGTTTCTAAAAGATATGATTTTGCCAAAAAAGATTTTCTGAAGGCAATAGAACTACAACCTGAAAGCGAATCTGCAACTTTTTCCAGAAGTAATATTCAACTTGGGAACTATGAATACAAAAATTGA
- a CDS encoding MGMT family protein, with product MGKKTWQEKLHDSKDLPKVVKIPEKMSKRWGNGTIVIPAPIEVDEIMNKVPFGKFITINQIREILAKKHHATIGCPITTGIFAKISAHAAEEMKAQWKKDITPYWRTLKSNGELNEKYPGGIVSQKKLLEKEGHKIIQKGKKYIVANFENWLVKF from the coding sequence ATGGGTAAAAAAACTTGGCAGGAGAAATTACATGACTCTAAAGATTTACCAAAAGTGGTAAAAATTCCAGAAAAAATGAGCAAAAGATGGGGCAATGGCACAATTGTTATTCCTGCACCAATAGAAGTGGATGAGATTATGAATAAAGTTCCGTTCGGCAAATTTATTACAATAAATCAAATTCGCGAAATACTTGCTAAAAAACATCATGCTACGATTGGTTGTCCAATAACTACAGGAATTTTTGCAAAAATTTCTGCACATGCTGCTGAAGAAATGAAAGCTCAATGGAAAAAAGATATTACTCCTTACTGGCGAACATTGAAATCAAATGGAGAACTTAACGAGAAATATCCTGGTGGTATCGTCTCTCAAAAAAAACTTTTAGAAAAAGAAGGACATAAAATAATCCAAAAAGGCAAAAAATATATCGTTGCCAATTTTGAAAACTGGTTGGTTAAGTTTTAA